The genome window CCGCGTGCAGGTCGACGGACAGCTCAAGACCGGGCGCGACCTGGCGATCGCGGCCCTGATGGGCGCGGAGGAGTTCGGGTTCGGCACGGCGGTGCTCGTCTCCCTGGGCTGCATCATGATGCGGAAGTGCCACCTGAACACTTGCCCGGTGGGGGTGGCGACGCAGGACCCGGTCCTGCGCGCCCGCTTCGACGGGGCGGTCGAGCACGTCGCGCGCTTCTTCCGTTTCATCGCGCAGGACCTGCGGGAGCACATGGCGATGCTGGGCTTCCGGACGGTGGAAGAGATGGTGGGGCGGGTCGACCGGCTCGAGGTGCAGCCGGCGGTCGAGCACTGGAAGGCGAAGGGGCTGGACTTCTCGGACATGCTCCTCCCGGCGGGGAACGGCGGGAGCAGCCCCAGGCACCGCGTGCGGCGGCAGGAGCACGAGGTGGGTAAGGCGCTCGACCACGAGATCATCGCCCTGGCGAAACGGGCGATCGAACACCGGGAGCCGGTGCGGATCGAGCTTCCCGTGCGCAACGTCCACCGGACGGTGGGAGCGTTCCTGTCGGGAGAGATCACCCGCCGGTACGGCGCGGGCGGGCTGCCGGACGACACGATCGACCTCACGTTCCTCGGGTCGGCGGGGCAGAGCTTCGGCGCCTTCCTGGCCCCCGGGATCACGATGCGCGTGCTCGGGGACGCCAACGACTACCTGGGCAAGGGGATGTCGGGAGGCCGGATCATCGTCGCGCCGCCGAAGGGGGCGACGTTCCTGCCGCACAAGAACGTGATCGTGGGCAACGTCGTCCTCTACGGAGCGACCGGGGGGGAGGCGTATTTCCACGGGATCGCCGGCGAACGGTTCGCCGTCCGCAACAGCGGCGCGAAGGCGGTCGTGGAGGGGGTCGGCGACCACGGGTGCGAATACATGACGGGAGGCGTCGTCGTGGTGCTGGGCCCCACGGGGAACAACTTCGCCGCGGGGATGAGCGGCGGGCTGGCGTACGTCTACGACGAGACGGAGCTGTTCGACACCCGGTGCAACCTGGACATGGTCGACGTGGAGAGCGTCTGGCAGGAGGAGGACGTCCGCCGGCTCCGCACGTTGATCGAGAGCCACTACCGGTTCACCGGGAGCCAGCGGGCGGCCCAGATCCTCGAGAACTGGGAATCCCGCCTGCCGCTGTTCGTCAAGATCATGCCGATCGAGTACCGGAAATCGCTGGAGCGGATGCGCCTGGAGGAGGACCTGAACACCGAGAGCGTCTCCGCCACCGAGGAGGTGTACCGTGGCTAACCCGACCGGGTTCATGGAGTTCGACCGGGAGGAGCCGCCGCACCGGCCGGTGGAGGAGCGGATCGGGGACTTCCGGGAGATCGAGGAGCTGCTTCCCGAGGACCGGATCGTCCCCCAGGCGGCCCGCTGCATGGACTGCGGCATCCCGTTCTGCCACGCCTACGGTTGCCCGGTGAAGAACCGGATCCCCGACTGGAACGACATGGTCTACCGCGGACAATGGAGGAGGGCGCTGGACCTGCTTCACTCCACCTGCAACCTGCCGGAGATCACCGGGCGCGTCTGCCCCGCCCCGTGCGAGGCCGCGTGCACGCTGGCGATCAACCAGCCGCCGGTCACCATCCGCCACCTCGAGCTCCAGATCGTCGAGCACGGGTGGCGCGAGGGGTGGATCCGGCCGGAGCCGGCTGCGCGCCGGACCGGCAAGCGCGTCGCGGTCATCGGCTCGGGACCCGCGGGGCTGCCGGCCGCGCAGCAGCTGGCGCGCCGCGGCCACGACGTGGTGGTCTTCGAGAAGGCGGACCGGGTGGGCGGGATCCTGCGGTACGGCATCCCGGACTTCAAGCTGGAGAAGTGGGTCATCGACCGGCGGCTGGAGCAGATGCGGGCCGAGGGGGTGGTCTTCGAGACCGGCGTGAACGCGGGAGTGGACGTGTCCGCGGCGTACCTGCGCCGCACCTTCGACGCGATCGTGCTGGCGACCGGGGCGACCGTCCCGCGCGACCTCCCCGTTCCGGGACGGGAGCTCGACGGGATCCGGTTCGCGATGGATTTCCTCACCCGGCAGAACCGGGCGATCGCGGGGGACGCGAT of Deltaproteobacteria bacterium contains these proteins:
- a CDS encoding glutamate synthase subunit alpha, with protein sequence RVQVDGQLKTGRDLAIAALMGAEEFGFGTAVLVSLGCIMMRKCHLNTCPVGVATQDPVLRARFDGAVEHVARFFRFIAQDLREHMAMLGFRTVEEMVGRVDRLEVQPAVEHWKAKGLDFSDMLLPAGNGGSSPRHRVRRQEHEVGKALDHEIIALAKRAIEHREPVRIELPVRNVHRTVGAFLSGEITRRYGAGGLPDDTIDLTFLGSAGQSFGAFLAPGITMRVLGDANDYLGKGMSGGRIIVAPPKGATFLPHKNVIVGNVVLYGATGGEAYFHGIAGERFAVRNSGAKAVVEGVGDHGCEYMTGGVVVVLGPTGNNFAAGMSGGLAYVYDETELFDTRCNLDMVDVESVWQEEDVRRLRTLIESHYRFTGSQRAAQILENWESRLPLFVKIMPIEYRKSLERMRLEEDLNTESVSATEEVYRG
- a CDS encoding glutamate synthase subunit beta, with amino-acid sequence MANPTGFMEFDREEPPHRPVEERIGDFREIEELLPEDRIVPQAARCMDCGIPFCHAYGCPVKNRIPDWNDMVYRGQWRRALDLLHSTCNLPEITGRVCPAPCEAACTLAINQPPVTIRHLELQIVEHGWREGWIRPEPAARRTGKRVAVIGSGPAGLPAAQQLARRGHDVVVFEKADRVGGILRYGIPDFKLEKWVIDRRLEQMRAEGVVFETGVNAGVDVSAAYLRRTFDAIVLATGATVPRDLPVPGRELDGIRFAMDFLTRQNRAIAGDAIPEAERISARGKRVVVVGGGDTGSDCIGTSRRQGATSITQIELLPKPPDGRLPTNPWPTWPATLRTSSSQEEGCERMWSIQTKEFVGEGGRVRKLRCVKLDWPEPDAAGRRTPREIPGSEFELPADLVLLAMGFVHVEHGPLVRELGVGIDPRGNVVADGRLMTSVPGVFGAGDSVTGASLVVRAFDLGRRAAEGVERYLTAR